The window TGCCGCCGGGCGCACGGGAGATATACGAGGAGGGGGTACGGCTGCCCGCGGTCCGGCTCGTCGACGGCGGCGAGCCGAACGAGGCGGTGTACGATCTGATCCGCGCCAACGTCCGGACGCCGGACGAGCGCACGGCCGACCTCCGTGCGCAGCGCGCGGCGAACGACCGCGCCGAAGCGCGGATCGGCGAGCTGCTCGACGAGCACGGCTCGACGCTTCTCGACGCGTTCGACGCCGTCATCGACTACTCCCGCGAGCGCGTCGAAACCGAACTTGCGGCGCTCCCGGACGGCACGTACCGCGCGCGTGACATCCTCGAAGGCGACGGCGTGACGGACGACGACGTGCCGATCGCGGTGACCGTCACCGTCGACGGGAGCGCACTCGACGTCGACTTCGCCGGAACGGCGGACCAGGTCGACGGCAACCTCAACGCGCCGCTGTCCGTCGCGAAGAGCGCGGTCTACTTCGTCGTCCGCGCGGTGACCGACCCGGACATCCCGCCGAACCACGGGTGTTACGAGCCGGTGTCGGTGTCGGTTCCCGAGGGGTCGGTCCTCGACCCGGACCCGCCGGCCGCGGTCGTCGGCGGCAACGTCGAGACCAGCCAGCGCGTCATGGACGTGACGCTCGCGGCGCTCGCCGCGGCCGTTCCCGACGCGGTACCGGCCGGCGGACAGGGGACGATGAACAACCTCATCATCGGCGACCGTTCGGGCGAGTTCACCTACTACGAGACGATCGGCGGGGGTTTCGGAGCCCGCCACGACAAAGACGGCATGGACGGCGTGCAGGTCGGAATGACGAACACGCTCAACACGCCGGTCGAGGCGTTAGAAGCCGAGTACCCGCTCCGGGTCGAGCGGTACGCGCTGCGCCCGGGAAGCGGCGGCGACGGCCGACACCGCGGCGGACTTGGGCTCGAACGGACCGTCACCGTCGAGACCGACGCCACCGTGTCGCTGCTGACTGAGCGGCGGCGGACCGCCCCCGCGGGGCTCGACGGCGGCGAGGACGGGGCGACCGGGGCGAACCTCGTCGACGGCGATCCCGTGCCCGCGAAGGTCTCAATCGACGTCGCGGCCGGATCGACCGTCTCGGTCCGAACGCCCGGCGGCGGCGGACACGGCGACCCGGACGAGCGCGACCCGGCGGCAAAAAAGCGGGATCGACGCGACGGAAAAGTCGGTGGCCGGCGCGACGAAAACGGCGAATGACCGACGAGAGACTCGCCGATCGGTGACGACGACGCTGGCGCGGTGACCCCGCCCGACTCGCACATCGAGACGTCGCGCCGCCGAGTCGACCGAGGTGGATTTTTATCTCCCCCCTCGAATCACCGTCCATGCCCGAACTCACGCGCCGCGGCTGGCTCCGCGCC is drawn from Halorubrum sp. BV1 and contains these coding sequences:
- a CDS encoding hydantoinase B/oxoprolinase family protein encodes the protein MSDVDPVTLEILRNQLEGVAAEMGHVLIRGAYSPNIKERQDCSTAIFDAAGRMVAQAEHIPVHLGAMPDAVGVVLDEDPKPGDVFVVNDPFAGGTHLPDITLVSTIAPRGEVIGFAVSRAHHADVGGSAPGSMPPGAREIYEEGVRLPAVRLVDGGEPNEAVYDLIRANVRTPDERTADLRAQRAANDRAEARIGELLDEHGSTLLDAFDAVIDYSRERVETELAALPDGTYRARDILEGDGVTDDDVPIAVTVTVDGSALDVDFAGTADQVDGNLNAPLSVAKSAVYFVVRAVTDPDIPPNHGCYEPVSVSVPEGSVLDPDPPAAVVGGNVETSQRVMDVTLAALAAAVPDAVPAGGQGTMNNLIIGDRSGEFTYYETIGGGFGARHDKDGMDGVQVGMTNTLNTPVEALEAEYPLRVERYALRPGSGGDGRHRGGLGLERTVTVETDATVSLLTERRRTAPAGLDGGEDGATGANLVDGDPVPAKVSIDVAAGSTVSVRTPGGGGHGDPDERDPAAKKRDRRDGKVGGRRDENGE